A region of the Aethina tumida isolate Nest 87 chromosome 3, icAetTumi1.1, whole genome shotgun sequence genome:
TAACTGACTTTTTTGCTCACTTACTTCAGCCACATGTTGCCTGAGTCTATCAATTTCCGTCAGTGATAAACTATCCTGTTCTCTCTGTACACAAGACattcttaaatttacattttcttcTTCCAACTCAGCCACTCTTTGCTGTAAAGTCCTGCATCTgtcttttaatgtttgaacGGCTATTTGGACGGCGTACTGAGCAGCTACTGACTCTTCCATGGTTAACAATGTGATTTAAAGTATTCTTGTtgctgtattaaatattattttcttaaaaacatttcatatgtaaataaccaaaatacaaaatgatgACTGGTCATGAGAACTACTTTCCAGTTATTCTGATTTGTGTGGAGGGGGTAAATAAGTAAAcgtatttcttattacaatattcttcctattatcattttatttttatcttttgacattttatttcaattcagttaattttgttgtaactAGGttgagaattataaaaatgtattttattcaacGTAGAATATGTGGATATTTAGATTATCATGTCTGAatcgaaaatatatttattttttgatgatgCCTCAATTTTCCTAAATTTGTTatcgattaattatttataaacattaatttataagtatagTTTACATTACTCTTATGGCCTTGAAGATTTCaacataaatttcttataaaaaattagtttaatcaattttgaatgTTATAGTTTTAACATCTAtgtattttcaatgtttaaaaGAATCGATgaaaattagagaaaaaaaataagaaataaatttatatagcaGATTCCTGAAATTTAGATATTCATTTTGTGTTGGCGATACTGACGTTGCGATCTTCGACAGTCTCTCCATTTTcacagaaatttaataaattccagTATATAACACAATGGCAGATCTACCGGCTCCAGTTCGCGTTTCTCCTTTAATCAAGGTAATtacttaattgaattaatattcattttattataaaaaataaaatttaacaattatgtaataatCTAACCTTAAAATTATCAGTTTGGCAGATGGAGTTTCCTGACTGTCGGAGTTTTGTATGGAGCTTTCCATCAAAACAGGTTGTCTAAGAAGGAGGCTGCCTTCAGAGAAGTAGAAAGCAAGCGTAAAGCAGAACGTGATGCCAAATTGGCGGCTGAAAAGAAAGCTGCTGCTGATAAAGAGATCAAAGAACTTGAAGCTCTTGCTAAGTAGATCCATTATGTAATTCTGTATAGGTATATCCAAATATAAGTTTACTTTACGTTTATgtagtttttttgttaatagctaaggtttaaataaaatttcataaaaatatttgttttattattattattatattattccataatattttttacaaaacagACATTAGTTGcaagcaattaataaaaaaatattttaattgtaaagttAATCAAATCTGCTCAAGTCATTTTCAGATTCAGCTTCTTTCTTGTTGTCAATATTTTCACTTTGTCCAGTAACAGACGTATCCATTGATGTGTAATAACCAcagtttttttctgaaaattctTTTGGTTTTGTCTCTGGATTTAATTTAGGTCGTAATGCAGCTAATGATACCAATATTGCTTCCTCTGTTCTTATTGTCTTTGACCCCTGTTGTGGTAAGGTGTTCAAGTAGCAATCGAAAAGTAATTTTGGATCATCTACATTAATAAGTGTGTCATTTTCAACTGCTGCTTCTAAACCCTGTAAACCACCAAACATCACCAAAGAATGTTTAAATGTTGGACACTCAAATTCATCCACGGAAGTTCCTTTGTCTGATGTTCCCAAAGTTAAATCATAACCATCTTTATAAGGACATTGTGAAAACACTTGTGATAAAGAATTAGCTATTCTTACAGTATAACCCCAATAAACACCTGTTTCTCTTCTTGGAATACTTGGGGAAACTATCactcctttaaattttttagaacctGCTTCTTGAGGTAACATTCTTACAGTACACCTAATTCCTGGTTCAAGTAATTTGTCTACT
Encoded here:
- the LOC109594861 gene encoding ATP synthase subunit e, mitochondrial; translated protein: MADLPAPVRVSPLIKFGRWSFLTVGVLYGAFHQNRLSKKEAAFREVESKRKAERDAKLAAEKKAAADKEIKELEALAK